A genome region from Sceloporus undulatus isolate JIND9_A2432 ecotype Alabama chromosome 1, SceUnd_v1.1, whole genome shotgun sequence includes the following:
- the CDCA7 gene encoding cell division cycle-associated protein 7 isoform X3 → METSSSSDDSCDSFGSDNFANTKSSFKPEVTEEVAKIFNEDSDDESFCGFSESEIQDALKLETDSEENDESDEAEYLRKRPQKCTVPLKVAMKFPPRKSKRGKNEITPPPKISCEQDLHSDSDEERGPAFLEKRALNIKENRAMLAKLMAELKSVPGIFTGKGPLATPTLKPQRSPRKSFPRSALRRNPERSSRPHTRSRSLIEGPPSPMQEKQEEDPYILVRRKMSDEYFEDEMDVPRRKRPSAMTLPHIIRPVEEITQKELDNICETVRDKVYNRVMGSTCHQCRQKTTDTKTNCRNPECLGVRGQFCGPCLRNRYGEEVRTALLDPNWYCPPCRGICNCSFCRQREGRCATGVLVYLAKYHGYDNVHAYLKSLKQELEMQE, encoded by the exons ATGGAAACCTCTTCATCCTCTGATGACAGCTGTGACAGTTTTGGCTCTGATAATTTTGCAAACACA aaatccagTTTCAAGCCAGAAGTTACAGAAGAAGTGGCCAAGATCTTTAATGAGGATTCAGATGATGAGTCATTCTGTGGTTTTTCAGAAAGTGAGATTCAGGATGCACTG AAACTGGAAACAGATTCTGAAGAAAATGATGAGAGTGATGAAGCTGAATATCTGCGTAAGAGACCACAGAAATGCACTGTCCCTCTTAAAGTTGCTATGAAGTTTCCACCTCGGAAGTCTAAGAGGGGGAAGAATGAAATAACTCCACCCCCTAAAATTTCCTGTGAACAGGACCTGCATTCAGATTCGGATGAAGAAAGAGGCCCGGCATTCTTAGAGAAAAGAGCTTTAAATATAAAGGAGAACAGAGCCATG cttGCAAAATTAATGGCAGAATTAAAAAGCGTTCCTGGGATTTTTACTGGAAAGGGTCCACTAGCGACTCCTACTTTG AAACCACAGAGGTCTCCGAGGAAATCATTTCCCAGAAGTGCTTTAAGGAGGAATCCAGAAAGAAGTTCTAGGCCTCATACAAGATCAAGATCCCTGATAGAAGGTCCTCCAAGCCCCATGCAAGAGAAACAGGAGGAAGATCCTTACATTTTAGTGAGAAGGAAAATGTCTGATGAATACTTTGAG GATGAAATGGATGTTCCCAGAAGAAAACGCCCTAGTGCTATGACTCTTCCCCATATTATCCGTCCAGTCGAAGAAATAACTCAGAAAGAGTTGGATAACATCTGTGAAACTGTCAGAGATAAAGTGTACAACCGTGTGATG GGTTCCACTTGTCATCAGTGTCGCCAGAAAACTACGGACACAAAGACAAACTGCCGCAATCCAGAATGTTTAGGAGTACGTGGTCAGTTCTGTGGACCTTGTCTTCGCAATCGCTATGGAGAGGAAGTCAGGACAGCTTTGTTGGATCCG AACTGGTATTGTCCACCTTGCCGTGGGATCTGCAACTGCAGCTTCTGCAGGCAACGGGAAGGACGATGTGCTACAGGTGTGCTGGTTTACTTGGCGAAGTACCATGGCTATGACAATGTCCATGCCTACTTGAAAAG CCTGAAGCAAGAACTTGAAATGCAAGAATGA
- the CDCA7 gene encoding cell division cycle-associated protein 7 isoform X1, giving the protein MVQLRALPSWAAARGLRKVTVSLVPLELQGNLLEKTKFTAFRNTKPIPMETSSSSDDSCDSFGSDNFANTKSSFKPEVTEEVAKIFNEDSDDESFCGFSESEIQDALKLETDSEENDESDEAEYLRKRPQKCTVPLKVAMKFPPRKSKRGKNEITPPPKISCEQDLHSDSDEERGPAFLEKRALNIKENRAMLAKLMAELKSVPGIFTGKGPLATPTLKPQRSPRKSFPRSALRRNPERSSRPHTRSRSLIEGPPSPMQEKQEEDPYILVRRKMSDEYFEDEMDVPRRKRPSAMTLPHIIRPVEEITQKELDNICETVRDKVYNRVMGSTCHQCRQKTTDTKTNCRNPECLGVRGQFCGPCLRNRYGEEVRTALLDPNWYCPPCRGICNCSFCRQREGRCATGVLVYLAKYHGYDNVHAYLKSLKQELEMQE; this is encoded by the exons ATGGTGCAGCTGCGAGCTTTGCCTTCCTGGGCTGCGGCGCGCGGACTCAGGAAGGTCACTGTTTCCTTGGTGCCTCTAGAGCTGCAG GGCAACCTTTTAGAAAAGACGAAATTTACAGCATTCCGCAATACAAAACCAATCCCTATGGAAACCTCTTCATCCTCTGATGACAGCTGTGACAGTTTTGGCTCTGATAATTTTGCAAACACA aaatccagTTTCAAGCCAGAAGTTACAGAAGAAGTGGCCAAGATCTTTAATGAGGATTCAGATGATGAGTCATTCTGTGGTTTTTCAGAAAGTGAGATTCAGGATGCACTG AAACTGGAAACAGATTCTGAAGAAAATGATGAGAGTGATGAAGCTGAATATCTGCGTAAGAGACCACAGAAATGCACTGTCCCTCTTAAAGTTGCTATGAAGTTTCCACCTCGGAAGTCTAAGAGGGGGAAGAATGAAATAACTCCACCCCCTAAAATTTCCTGTGAACAGGACCTGCATTCAGATTCGGATGAAGAAAGAGGCCCGGCATTCTTAGAGAAAAGAGCTTTAAATATAAAGGAGAACAGAGCCATG cttGCAAAATTAATGGCAGAATTAAAAAGCGTTCCTGGGATTTTTACTGGAAAGGGTCCACTAGCGACTCCTACTTTG AAACCACAGAGGTCTCCGAGGAAATCATTTCCCAGAAGTGCTTTAAGGAGGAATCCAGAAAGAAGTTCTAGGCCTCATACAAGATCAAGATCCCTGATAGAAGGTCCTCCAAGCCCCATGCAAGAGAAACAGGAGGAAGATCCTTACATTTTAGTGAGAAGGAAAATGTCTGATGAATACTTTGAG GATGAAATGGATGTTCCCAGAAGAAAACGCCCTAGTGCTATGACTCTTCCCCATATTATCCGTCCAGTCGAAGAAATAACTCAGAAAGAGTTGGATAACATCTGTGAAACTGTCAGAGATAAAGTGTACAACCGTGTGATG GGTTCCACTTGTCATCAGTGTCGCCAGAAAACTACGGACACAAAGACAAACTGCCGCAATCCAGAATGTTTAGGAGTACGTGGTCAGTTCTGTGGACCTTGTCTTCGCAATCGCTATGGAGAGGAAGTCAGGACAGCTTTGTTGGATCCG AACTGGTATTGTCCACCTTGCCGTGGGATCTGCAACTGCAGCTTCTGCAGGCAACGGGAAGGACGATGTGCTACAGGTGTGCTGGTTTACTTGGCGAAGTACCATGGCTATGACAATGTCCATGCCTACTTGAAAAG CCTGAAGCAAGAACTTGAAATGCAAGAATGA
- the CDCA7 gene encoding cell division cycle-associated protein 7 isoform X2: MALSGNLLEKTKFTAFRNTKPIPMETSSSSDDSCDSFGSDNFANTKSSFKPEVTEEVAKIFNEDSDDESFCGFSESEIQDALKLETDSEENDESDEAEYLRKRPQKCTVPLKVAMKFPPRKSKRGKNEITPPPKISCEQDLHSDSDEERGPAFLEKRALNIKENRAMLAKLMAELKSVPGIFTGKGPLATPTLKPQRSPRKSFPRSALRRNPERSSRPHTRSRSLIEGPPSPMQEKQEEDPYILVRRKMSDEYFEDEMDVPRRKRPSAMTLPHIIRPVEEITQKELDNICETVRDKVYNRVMGSTCHQCRQKTTDTKTNCRNPECLGVRGQFCGPCLRNRYGEEVRTALLDPNWYCPPCRGICNCSFCRQREGRCATGVLVYLAKYHGYDNVHAYLKSLKQELEMQE, translated from the exons ATGGCTTTATCT GGCAACCTTTTAGAAAAGACGAAATTTACAGCATTCCGCAATACAAAACCAATCCCTATGGAAACCTCTTCATCCTCTGATGACAGCTGTGACAGTTTTGGCTCTGATAATTTTGCAAACACA aaatccagTTTCAAGCCAGAAGTTACAGAAGAAGTGGCCAAGATCTTTAATGAGGATTCAGATGATGAGTCATTCTGTGGTTTTTCAGAAAGTGAGATTCAGGATGCACTG AAACTGGAAACAGATTCTGAAGAAAATGATGAGAGTGATGAAGCTGAATATCTGCGTAAGAGACCACAGAAATGCACTGTCCCTCTTAAAGTTGCTATGAAGTTTCCACCTCGGAAGTCTAAGAGGGGGAAGAATGAAATAACTCCACCCCCTAAAATTTCCTGTGAACAGGACCTGCATTCAGATTCGGATGAAGAAAGAGGCCCGGCATTCTTAGAGAAAAGAGCTTTAAATATAAAGGAGAACAGAGCCATG cttGCAAAATTAATGGCAGAATTAAAAAGCGTTCCTGGGATTTTTACTGGAAAGGGTCCACTAGCGACTCCTACTTTG AAACCACAGAGGTCTCCGAGGAAATCATTTCCCAGAAGTGCTTTAAGGAGGAATCCAGAAAGAAGTTCTAGGCCTCATACAAGATCAAGATCCCTGATAGAAGGTCCTCCAAGCCCCATGCAAGAGAAACAGGAGGAAGATCCTTACATTTTAGTGAGAAGGAAAATGTCTGATGAATACTTTGAG GATGAAATGGATGTTCCCAGAAGAAAACGCCCTAGTGCTATGACTCTTCCCCATATTATCCGTCCAGTCGAAGAAATAACTCAGAAAGAGTTGGATAACATCTGTGAAACTGTCAGAGATAAAGTGTACAACCGTGTGATG GGTTCCACTTGTCATCAGTGTCGCCAGAAAACTACGGACACAAAGACAAACTGCCGCAATCCAGAATGTTTAGGAGTACGTGGTCAGTTCTGTGGACCTTGTCTTCGCAATCGCTATGGAGAGGAAGTCAGGACAGCTTTGTTGGATCCG AACTGGTATTGTCCACCTTGCCGTGGGATCTGCAACTGCAGCTTCTGCAGGCAACGGGAAGGACGATGTGCTACAGGTGTGCTGGTTTACTTGGCGAAGTACCATGGCTATGACAATGTCCATGCCTACTTGAAAAG CCTGAAGCAAGAACTTGAAATGCAAGAATGA